From the Struthio camelus isolate bStrCam1 chromosome 19, bStrCam1.hap1, whole genome shotgun sequence genome, the window GTGAAAGTTGTATTCTTGCTTTACTTGGAAGCCAGATGCAAGAACAGAGAATGCAGTTTTGCAGTCTGTTCTGAGTTGTGTATGCTAGTGCAAAATTCAAGGTAGGAATTACCAGATAGGATTTGGGAATGTCAGGAAATGGTAGAAATATCATTTGTGAAAGATGTTGCTTCTACAAAAAGTCTTTCAAAAGCTGTCATCATCAAAGGAGTTTTTGAAGTCTGTGTGGAACACTCCAGGTTAGTTTTTGCCATAGGATCACCCTTAGGACAGTGTGCCCAGTGGAACATGAAGAATTATTCAGGAATGTCATTGGCTTTAACCTGGGTTTTTAACAGGGTGTTGGCATCACCTTTCACCAGCCCTTCATatgcagctgcttttcttcctggttAAAGTGCATCTGGGGACTTGAACAGCTGAGCCAAACTACACAAATGTTTTTAATCCATTAGCTGTGTTTCACTGGCCTTGTGAGACACAGATTTTTGAAAGGTCTGAGCATGAGATCAGCTGAGCCAGGTGCCTCATTCCGTTCCTCAGAGGCATCCAGCACAGAGTAGATTGATCTGACTGAATTAAAAGCTATAAGCTTCCAGACTGTAGCAGAGGCTTCTGGGGTTTGGGCCAATGGTGGGGCACATGCCTATTCTTAGCTGGAATTGTATGTTGTAGAGAAGCAGAACTGAACTGGGTTTATTCTGGGCTCAGGTCTATTATGAGTGAAAGCTTTACCCAGTTGTTTTGGTGGAGGGGAGCGTTTTCTCTCTGGCTTAGGATATTTACCTGTTCTAGCTTACGAACAAAGCACGGAGGTTGAATTTTTCCCACCCTCTTGCATGGGCCTGGATTGGCTGAATATGAGACCTGACCTGCTGGAGGAGTTTGCGTGGGCAGCAGGGTAGGGGCCCTTGGCAGGCATGTGCTCCTGTAGGTCCCTCTGGGGACAGCCCATGAAGGCCCAAGTATGAGAGGGAGCCCATGGAGTTGGGGTGCAGCAGTCCTGGGGATGCCCGATTTGTGCAAGAGCCGTGCTGCTGGGAAGAGGCCTGTGTTTTTGGAGGAGGTAGATGCAGTTACGCTTCTCCTCCCCACTTCAGTGTAACTTGCGTCTGTGGAGATGGCAGAGCAGGAGCCGACGGCAGAGCAGCTGGCCCAGATTGCAGCTGAGAATGAGGAGGATGAGCACTCAGTCAACTACAAGCCACCTGCCCAGAAGAGCATCCAGGAGATCCAGGAGCTGGACAAGGATGATGAGAGTCTGCGCAAGTACAAGGAGGCGCTGCTCGGTGCCGTCACTGTGACTGCAGGTGAGCCCTAGGACATGGCTGAGCCTCACGAGAACCGCAGCTCCATCTGTGACCTCCAGCTTTATCCCTGCTCCTGTCAGGGAGCTgttctcttcccagctctctgcagTTGGGCACAAGTGCAGCCAAGAGCATAAAGGCACATGTCTGTGCTCCCTCAGTGCTGAAATCTCTGTCCCTATGAATAAAGCACTGGGACTTGGGCAGGAGGGTGCTGTGTCCTCTTTCCCTCTAGAGGGAGATGTTCTGGGAGGGACTATGGGCTGGACATAACGCAAAGGGGGAGCCCAGACCTCCACAGAGGTGAATGTTGTCCTCACTGGTTTCCTTGCTTTTTCAGAAAGTGCCCTGGTAGGAAAAGTGAGGAGCTATGTGGGTTGGCACTGGGGATGGGTGTTTAATAGCCTTTTTGTTTGTCTCCTAGATCCTAATGCTCCAAACGTGGTGGTGACCAAACTAACTTTGGTCTGTGCTACTGCTCCTGGCCCTCTGGAACTGGACCTGACAGGTGAGCTAGCGAGGAACACCAGTCCTTTTTCCAGGTCAAAGCTGGGTTGGTGCAGAGTTCTTCAGAAGGTCCTGCAAGAGCACTGATGGGGGTGGTGGGCAAGCTCTCTTGTATGTTAGAAATGCCCCTTTCCTGGCTACAGGGTAAGGTGCCCAGGCCACCAAAGGATTCCAGTACTTTGAGCCTAGCGGCTGGTGTCGGTACCCTCCACCTCAGCAAAAGACCTTTCTGCTTCCACTAGGTTGCCTGGCCCTAGTTTTGTAGATGCGTAAGTAGCCAGTTGGGGGAGCCAGCTATCCTCCAGCCTGCACAGCCACACCAGCGGCAGCTTTGAGATGGGGACAGCCTTGGAGCAAACGTTTACAAAGGGACATCCTTGAGTTAACTGCATTGCTGTGTGATGGTGTAGTCCTTTCATGCGGTATCATCTGCCTGCCTCAGGTAGCTCAGGAAAGGTAGCAAGGGGGGTCCTGACTTGCAAAAATAGAAGGATAAACTGTGTGTGTGGTGCTGGCAGTAACGCTCCGGTCCAGTCCGGAGCTATTGCAGATACTGTCATAATGACCCCTTGCAAGTTGAATCCGTCCATTGGACTCTGAGCAATCCTCTCCCTTCTTTTCAGGTGACCTGGAGAGCTACAAAAAGCAAGCGTTTGTGCTGAAAGAGGGTGTGGAATACCGGATAAAAATCTCCTTTAGGGTAAGAATTCAGATCTGAAAACTGAAGAAGCAATGAACTTTGGAACATCTGATTGTTGCAATCCCAGCACAGGGAAAGCCTGAGCCCCCAAAACTATGGCGTGATGAAGTAAATTGTCTCCTACTGTGGGTGGGGCTGGGTATAGGATTCCTCTCTTTTCTACAGTCCTTGCTTGTCTCCCTGCAGGTGAACAGGGAGATTGTGTCAGGGTTGAAGTATATTCAGCACACGTTCCGAAAAGGAGTGAAAAGTAAGTGCTTCTACTGTGACTCAGGTACTGCTTTGCGTGAGGGCTTTCTGCTGTACTGTGATGGGGACTTGTCCACTGGTGCCCCAGCGGTTCCTAATGGGAGGAGGCAGTCTTTAGTGGGAAGCGTGTTGGTCATGCCTCTGCCTTCGAGCCTGTGGGAATGTGAAGGCTCTTCTGGGTCTGCTGTAGTGTGACAGCCTGCGGTCCTGGTTGCATCTGCACTGCTGGGCTTGATGTGTAGTCACTACTGGAGCTCAGAAGTGAACAGATCACTTCTGCATGGACAGCAGTGCTAGTGTGGGAGGATCACCGCCCGCTGAAGGAACGCTTTCTGGAATGAGTGAAGCTGTTAATGTAGGTGATGTGCTTGCTCTCACAGCTTCTTTGTGTCTTTGTGGATTGTTGTAGCAGCAACAGACCTTTCATATGCTTTAGCCTTGCCCTAAATGCAGGGGAGGCTCTTAAACAGTTTCCAtccacctttttcttcttctagttgACAAGACTGAATACATGGTTGGGAGCTATGGCCCTCGAGCAGAGGAGTACGAGTTTCTGACCCCCATGGAAGAAGCTCCTAAGGGCATGCTGGCCCGGGGCAGCTACAACATCAAATCCAAATTCACAGACGATGATAAGACTGACCACCTGTCCTGGGAGTGGAACCTGACCATTAAGAAGGATTGGAAGGACTAGCCCTTCCCAAGGCCAATCCCGAGAGAGCGCGAATCAGACAGTGGCTACCGTAGAAACCCCTCCCTGTACCAAAGTGCTGACATTGGAACCCCCTTCCTtttcgctcccccctccccattttAAGTTGTCCAGAGAGCTCAGTTTTGTAATGTGCCCCCTCCCCAGAGAATCACTGAGTAGAATTGACCAAACCATGCTGTCTGCATCTGACCTCCAGCTGCCCGTCCCAGGGCCATGATGTCCCAGCACAGAGGTGGGAGCGCTTGCTCCTCTCCCTGGCCCTTTGCTGCTTCTCACCTTCCTTTATTCTGGTAGGTGCTGAAGGGGAGAGACTCCTGTGCAGGAAGCAGATCAGAGGCTGTTCTTAACTTTCCTGTGCACAGCTCAGGGTAGCTATTGCCTCCCAAGTGGCTGAGGAACTTTGATGCCAGGCAGCCGTTGAATCTGTTTGTTGGCTAAAATCATGTCTGGCCTTGCCCCTGCCATCCAGTCAGTGTCCTGGGAACACTGGCAGCTTCATTTGTGGATGTTCCCTGTAACCATGATGCCTTAATGTGTAACATGTATCCTCTAGGGAGGGGGCCCTGCCCTTGTTACACTTTTTAAATgccccccacctgccccgagTTTGTTGGCATGGCACTCACCTCGGTCACTCCCCTCCTGGGTTATTAGGAATGATTCACAACTTCCCGCTTTGCTGCTGGTCCATTCTTCACCCGAGACTGGACATCTCCAAAGGGGAGGGTGATGTGCCATCCTGGGTGACACCCAACCCCTTCCCCAAGCCATCCCTCCAGTGTCCAGAGAGCTGGCCTGGCAGAACCCCTAGCCCTGTTTATGTAGAGCTCCGAACTCTCTGGGCAGCCCCAGCGCCTCCAAGGCACAGAGGGGGTTGCAAGGCAGGTAGGTGCAGGAGTCACTAGTGTTGCCATCACCTCAGATTTCTCATTGCAGCCTAAGTAGCTGCAAAGCGCTGAAATACCAGGGCAGCACCTGCCCTCCTCGCTCTCTTGGGCTGAGGATGGACTagtttgtttctgcagctgttctCCTGATGTGATCAACAAAGAGCTTGCAATGGACAAATATTCAAGAGCGGTTAATGCCTTATGTATCTGTTCTGCCTTTTAAAATCTGTGCCTGGCCTGTCAGTATTTATTGCCTTGACACTAGACTCCCTCCTCCCCTGTGCCCAGAGCAGATCCCTCGCAGCACTCCAGCCTGCCACCCCCAAGGCTGCACTGACACGGCAGTGAGGGGCGAAGGAGCCCCCTGGGGCCTGTGACCCTCCGGTGACTGGGCAGGTATGTTCCAGCTCCGCAGCCCCCTTATTCGGATCCTCCCGCACTGAGGTTGTACTAGAACTGGGACCAAGTACACGTGGTTTTCTCGTAGCTACGTCTCTGCCTCTAACTTTTCCTTGCCCTGCCCCTAGAGAGATTTTTGTTAATTTGAATTGGTGCATATTGTCTGTAAATCCTAGACCCAGGTTAACAGGTTTGGAATCATCGTCTGCTTCTCCTTTTATGACAGTTAAATAAAAACTTTGAACTGACTGTCTGCTGTCCATTATGGTTCTGTTCTGGGTCTTCAGCAGGAAATGCCAGCCCTTCTATCCAGCAAGTGATTTCTGCAGACacctggggtggggagaggaccaGAATCCCTGCCTTGCTGTGTAGTGTAATAGGGGATCTGGGAAAGTCATtgctggagaggagaaaaggcaAGAGGTCCCTGCTGCAGTGCGCCCTTTGCTGCTCCCTAGGATTTGTGTGCTAAAAGCTAGCCTTTGCTGTTCGCTCTCTTCCGTATGGCCTGCAGTACAAGGCAGCAGTGTATGAGGGCTGAGAAGGGagtggagaagagaaaatggtGAGTCTCTTGAGAGAGCAAAGTTGGGGGTGATCTGCCAGCTAAAAGCAGGTGGCTTCTGAGTGCTAGCCCACTTATGTCATGGCTGCTCCAGCATTCAAGCACAAAATGAGATTACTCTCCAGTTGAGAACAATAAAAAAGGCAATAGAAGTCGGAACGGAATTTAGGAGAGGTGATGTGTGATAAGAGCCCACGGATGTTTACAAAGCATGCGGCATGTTTGTGTTAAGGATAAGAAACTTAACTGTAGCCATGGAAAGCTCTTTAAAGAAACTGTGGGGTTGGAGAAGCTGTAGAGAGGAGATGGTTAAACCCTGCTCCTAGACGAAAAGACTTGCAACAGCAACTGCCCtgcaaaggcactccgagccttgAATACAAGAGGGAACCTAGTCTGCTAAggctccctttcttcttctcgTCCCAGGAAAGCTGCTGCGCTTACCAGATGCGGCAGCTAAAGGAAATGGTGTGACTTGCAGAAACCACAAGAAAGCACGAGGGCTCAAGTGAAGTCTCCTTAGCAGTGTGGGAGCTGTCTCCACGCACAGGTGAAGAGCAGTTGGAGAAGTGCCATCAGCCCTTACCTAGCCTACTCCCAGAAGGTGCAGTTTTGCTTGTGTTGCTCCCTGTGCTAAACTGTGCCATGCTGGTATGTTCCTGTGTCCCTCTTGTGGTGCAGGGATGTGAAAGGCAGTGCAAGAGCACAGACACTGAGCAGGAATCACTCTTTGTCTTGTCAGTTAGCCGTGAGCCCAGATGTGCtgataaaaagaacaaaagcccTCCTTGTTCTGGCCCCTAACAGTCGATCTGTGGGCAGTTGGCATCAGAGTTAGATCCTGTCTGATGCAATCTTCAACTCTTTGGCAAGTCTTTCCAAATTCTGGACGTTGGTATTTCTGTTAGATCAGTCCTGTGATGATGGCAGTGACTAGGTGCAACGCCTGGGGAGGGCCATGAAGGAGGACTACTGTGACCTGCTGTAGCTCAAGCCTTAGGAGCTACAGTGGTGATTTGCTCCCACGTTCTCTCCAGAACGTGGTACCAGCTCCAGGATAACTGGCTCGGTTCGTGTCCGATTCACCTGCTTTCTTGCAGTGACTGCTGTCCCATGGGTGTTTCTGCTACTTCTCTGTTGGGCTGCAGGGAACAAATTGGAGAATGGCAGTAGATGTCCCAGCCATGCAGCTCTAGTGGAAGCTCTGCCTTGGCCAGTGGACCCACAACTCTGCTCCCCCTTTGTCCTGCTGTTCCTGAGACGGCTGCGAGAGCACAGCTCTTCCTCCTGGCAGCCGAGCCAGTGGCTGCTcacaggcacaaacagtccaaggaATGCACAGCTCCGTTTGTGGACTGAGCAGGACACAGTGGTTGGGTGGATCCATTTCTCACTACTTGTTGTTTCCAAGCAGAAGCCTCATCTCTTTCCAGGAGATACACTTAATAAGCCCAGGATCTGGATTTGTGTAACAGTGATCTGGGCTGCTTTGCTAGTTAGGTGGCTGTTTGCGTTGCAGCAGCTGAATAATGGCTTGGTCCCTTTGACACAGCAGCTGCCTCAAAAAGCAGAACTGCAGCTCAGTGTGTCTGAGTGCCTGTCTTTCACGAGTGTCTGTTCACAGGACAGCTTGGAAGAGTTGAGGCTGAAAGGGGAGAACCTGTTGGCGGACATGTCAGTAGTGCTTGAGAGCCCTCGTTACGGGCCTGGCCTTACTGTGCCAACGGCCTCTGCGTACAGAGTTCAAGTGATGCTCTGCCCCAGTTTATAGTCCCATCGGAGTGAGACGTCAGAGGAAACCCActgtgcccacacactgcaggtgGTGCCCTACCTGTCTGTCTTTTTTGTAGACGTTGCAGCGCAGGGGTATTTAAAGGGGTTTGAAGAAAGCAAGAGAATCGTAGCTCTGTTCTTGGAGGGccggaagggggaaggaaaggagaaagttttGAGCTGAACACTAGTAAGTGCATGACAGTCTGGTAGCAAGAGCGAGCTGAAAATGGGAACTGATGTCTTGATAGTGAACAAGGCTTTGACAGGATGATGAGACTTGTTTGCTGTGACTGGGGAGGGAAGGATGATAGCTGTCAGAGGTACCTGTtaaaaaagaagttgaaaaaaaaaatcagtgaagggaGGGAAAACAGGTATTTGTAGCAGCCCCATGAAGTGAAATGagcaaaacaaactgcatttgCCAGGGCCTGACAGTATTGAAGAGCAGGTATAAGGTGACAAATCTTGAGCGTGGAAGACATGAAGCTTGGACACAAGATGGGGAGGTAAGTGCACAGGTCAAAGCAATGCTCAGGATAAAGGTCTGAGAGATGAGACATTTGGCTTGTGAAAGCCAGTGTGGCTGGTGCTGATGGCCCCAGAACCCTTGTGGTTTTTCTCCAGGTCCGCTACTCCTCTGCCTACCCTGACAGGGAGACTCTCAAGCCCTTTTCCCTGGCTTTGTCCGCCCTGGGGAGTTGGAGGTGGAGCTCTTGAGTTGGAAGTGACCAGCTCTAGCTATAGATCTGGTACCACAGGTCACAGCAGGAAGTCTGTGCCACTTAGGAAACGCTCTAAAGTAGGatgcttcttccttcttctcctaaCCTCATGCCAACCCTTGGAAACacagcatctggaggacaagaaggtgatcaggagtagtcagcatggcttcaccaaagggaaatcatgcttgaccaatctgatagccttctatgacggaatgactggctgggtagatgagggcagagcagtggatgttgtctttctggacttcagcaaggcttttgacactgtctcccatcacatcctcctaggtaagctcaggaagtgtgggctagacgagtggacagtgaggtggattgagaactggctggatggccgagctcagagggttgtggtgaatggcgcagagtcaagttggaggcctgtggctagtggtgtcccccaggggtcagtcctgggtccagtcttgttcaatatattcatcaatgacctggaggaagggacagagtgcaccctcagcaagtttgctgatgatactaaactggggggagaggctaacacaccagaagactgtgctgccattcagagggacctggacaggctggagaggtgggcggagaagaacctcctgcagttcaacaaaggcaagtgcaaggtcctgcacctaggcaggaataatcccatgcaccagtacaggctgggggctgacctgctggaaagtagctctgcagagaaggacctgggagtgctggtggacaacaagttaaacatgagccagcagtgtgcccttgtggccaagaaggccaatgggatcctagggtgcattaggcagagtgttgccagcaggtcgagggaggtgatcctgcccctctattcagccctggtgaggcctcacctggagtactgtgtccagttctgggctccccactacaagagagacatggcactcctggagagagtccagcggagggctaccaagatgattagagggctggagcagctctcctatgaagaaagactgcaagagctgggcctgttcagcctggagaagagaagattgagaggggatctcatcaacgtgtacaagtatctgaagggggagtgtcaagaggatgaggccagcctcttctccgtggtgcccagcaacaggacaagaggcaacgggcagaaactgaaccacaggaagttccatctgaacctgagaaaaaacttcttcactgtgagggtgacagagcattggaacaggttgcccagagaggtggtggagtctccttccctggagatattcaaaagccgcctggatgtgatcctgggcaatatgctctaggtgaccctgcttgagcagggaggttggactagatgatctccagaggtcccttccaacctaaacgattctgtgattctgtgattctgtgattctgtgaaacgtGTATGGAGAAACTAGACAAACACCACTAGTTCTCTCTCACCCCCTCACTATCTAGCCCTGAATTTCCAAGCTGGCTATCCAGTATCTATGTACTTGCGCTGCTCTCAACTCTCCCCTAGGTCCTGCTTGTGGCCCCTGTACCAGATGGATCCTTGGTGTGACTGACCCAGGATAGCTCTTTTTATGTTCACCATCTCTTTCTGGTTCAGATTATGGAGAAAGTCATGGCAAAATTTACCTCAAACCACCTGAGAAGCTGTAATGATCCTGAGCAGCTGAAAAACCTTGGCAGGCAAAAGGATGCTGCATTCAACAGTGAAGATGCACCCTTCTGCAGAGATCCAGGgctagcaccaaaaaaaaaagagagccgcAACACCAGCAAGATCTTAGCTAGCATAGTCTACCTTGTCTGAGCTGTTGAGCAAACATACCATGTAGCGTGGCACTGTGGATGGGCCCCAGTTGCTCAGCTGACGTGTAGCAACTGAGCTGAGGTGGAAGGGCAGCTCACTGCCTGGAGCCCCACAAACCTGCTGGCAGTGGAAAAGCTACTTCCCCTTGATGCTGGTTAGACCTGCCTCTGCCAAGATGTCAGATAAGGGTTTTCTGGCAAGAACTGCCTTGATTCAGTCTGgtcctttcagcaaagagcatTGCTGCACTTGCAGAGCGGCCCATCAGGGTAACGAGCTGTTTTTACTCTGGCTGATGGCTCCCAAATGCTCTCTTGCCTGTGGGGCGTAGCCAGGCTTCAAGGTGCCCAAGCGTTAAAGCAGGATCTCTCTTCCAGCAGCGACTGATTCCCTGTGCTGGCAGTCGGACGTGCCTGTGCGTGCACAGCCCTGTGCAGCTGTGTTCAGGTAACGACAGCTGCACACTTGCTGCTTTGCTCAGTGCATCTCCTTCATCTCAGCCCTCAGCTGGATTTGTTTCCCTACTGCTTGGCAGGTCTGAGAGAGGAATCCAGTTCTGTGCTCAGTCAGAGCTTCTGAATGGACAACTGCTTCTCACAACACTTAAAGAAAAGGTCACATTGTCCACAGAGGCCTAGCGAGGCACCTCGTTCTGAGTGCCGCTGGCCTGGGGCCTTGTGACCCAGGCTCTAtagggggaaagcaggaggaaagcaaagagcagcagaTCTATTTTGCCAACAGTCACTATGCTGGCGAATTGGCAGGGTGTGGCAGGGAGCCTGGAGGACTCCTGTGCAGCCTAccccagcccaggcccttatcagCCTGGCAGCCTGCGTGTACAGGAGATGCCCCTAGCAACCCTGCTGATATCCCGGCCACTAGCAGTGCAAACACTGTAGCTGGAGGCCGGATGCTTTCTCCCCAAGGGACCAGAGGTTCTCCCAACCGCTGTTAGGCACAAGCTCTTGGAGGATCTATGACCTGACACCTGAATTCTGTGTTGCATCAGGGAGATGCGAGACTGAACCAAAGCAAGACGCAGGAcaggattttttccccttgcccCGGGACTCATTTTTCAAGGGTGACCTGGCAGACATTTCACAGAATAACTTGCTCTAACCAGAACCTTCTCACGAAGGCTTCCTCTTGAGGGCtagcaggagcagggtgctgcagcCTGGTGAGGCTGCTGTTGCATGACTGCGTTCTCTACAATTGTGAGCGTGTGCTTGGGTCTTTCTGAGGTTCACTGCGAAGCTGCACTATCTCCGATCACTCGCTGCCTTTAGTTTTGCTCATTCTCTGCAATCCACTTGTGGGGACTAGTGGGACTGCAGCAAAACGAAATATCCTCCTTTAGCTGCGTCCACCCTACGACAcagcctgctctgcagagctacGAGTGCGCCTGATGCTCCGAAGGAGACAACAGCCTTACTCTAACGTGCGTGGGGATGGGGCACACGTCTGTGTGGTGGGGGGTGAGGAGCGCAGCTGGGGCACAGGGccctgctgcagcgcggcagaGAGGTGGGGGGAGCCGTGGCGGGGgctgctgggcagggccacggtgGTGGCGGTGTCACAGTGGTGGCGCTGCGGTGGCGATGGTGTCACAGCAGTGCTGGTGTCAGTGTCGTGGGGGGTGCCTCAGCAGCAGTGGTGTCACGGTGGTGTTGTGGTGCTCTCACGGCGGTGTCGTAGCGGTGTCACAGTGGTGTCATGGTGGTGCCTGGCAGTGTCACGACAGTGTCCTGGCAGCGCCCAGTGGTGTCCTGGCAGTGTCACGACGGTGTCATGGCAGTGCCCAGCGGTGTCGCGACGGTGTCATGGCGGCACCACGACGGCGTCACGACGGTGGCCGCAGGGCCGGACTCGGCCCGCCCTcggcccgccggcgccgcgcgccgTGACGTGTCCGGGGTCACGTGCCCCAGGACGGTCCCTCCAGCGGCGGCGAGCCGGAAGCCCGCCTTCCCTTCCGGGGCGGGGTCACGGCGCTCGACGCGGCCCAGTCAGAATCCACcacgcagggctgctgccgcGCGCCGGGGCGCAtgcgcgcggccgcccccgctgGGGCCGCCCCAGTGCCACGTTCGAGAGCGGGCGGCCGCGGAGTGGGCCGAGCGGCGCCCGGACGGCGGCGCCGACCAATCGcaggcgacacggaggaggaaGGGGCCAATCCGGGCGCAGAGGGAAACAGCGAGGCCAGTAGCCAACCCgcagcggcgggagggggggcgtGCCTTACTGGCCAGCGAATAGGAACCGGGGAGCGGCCGGGGCGCTGGGCCGAGCCAATGACGAGCGGAGGGGGTGCCAGCGCGGCGCGGCCAatgggacgcggcggcggcggggaggaggcgggtTTATAAGGGggaggcgggcgcggcgcggcccctaggcccggcccgacccgccgccgccgccgccgccgccgccgccgccgccgccgccatcgccgccaTCGCCGCCATGAGGGTGCTGCGCGCGCTCGtgccgctgctctgcctgctgccgCTGGGCCGCGGGGGGGCCGAGCCCGAGGAGGAGGACGGCGTCCTCGTGCTGCGCGCCGCCTCCTTCGAGCAGGCGCTGGCGGCCCACCGCTACCTGCTGGTGGAGTTCTGTGAGTGCCGCCGGCACCGGGAccgggggcggccgcccggggggggggcgaggccggcaggccgggggggcgcggcgcggcggcaccggccgcggggctggggctggggcctgggcgcggccggcggccgcgaGGGCGTCGCTGAGGGGCGAGGCCGGGCCTGGGAGCGGCGTCccgggcggggccggccgggccctggcgcccccgccgcggcggcccccgctcgTGGAGCAGCGAGAGCCccgagggccggggcggccccccgGTGCTGACGGCCGCTGTCCCGCAGACGCCCCGTGGTGCGGGCACTGCAAGGCCCTGGCGCCCGAGTACGCGAAGGCGGCGGCGAAGCTGAAGGAGGAGGGCTCAGAGATCCGGCTGGCCAAGGTGGACGCCACGGAGGAGTCGGAGCTGGCGCAGCAGTTCGGCGTGCGCGGCTACCCCACCATCAAGTTCTTCAAGAACGGCGACAAGGCCGCTCCCAAGGAGTACACGGGTGAGTCTGggccgctgctgctcctgccgcaGCCCAGGTGTGGAGGGCAGCAACGTGGCAGCCGGCTCCTTGCACCTAGCCCAGTGCTTATACGTGGCTGCTGCCGCTCTGACTGTGCGGCTGGACAAGGTCCACTGCGAAAGTgaggctgctgctggcggcgccCTAGGGAGGCCACCTCTGCCTTAGCTGGGAAACGTGAAGGGCAGTGTGATGTGCAGCACAGGTACTTTAAAAGGGGTGTTATAGGTGTTCATTTCTACCTCTGTTTCCTTCGTGTGATGAGGAGCTTTGTCCTGATGCAGTGAGGCGAATGTTAAGAAACAAGTCTGCCCTGAACAGACTTCCTAACCCAAAGCTGGGAAAATCATATTGCAACTCCAGCAGATGAAATGGTATTTGTGTAGGAAAGCAAAGCAATTCAAGCTTGCTTTGTTGCTCCTTGGCTTTACTCAAGCAACATAGCACCAAGAATTGA encodes:
- the ARHGDIA gene encoding rho GDP-dissociation inhibitor 1, producing MAEQEPTAEQLAQIAAENEEDEHSVNYKPPAQKSIQEIQELDKDDESLRKYKEALLGAVTVTADPNAPNVVVTKLTLVCATAPGPLELDLTGDLESYKKQAFVLKEGVEYRIKISFRVNREIVSGLKYIQHTFRKGVKIDKTEYMVGSYGPRAEEYEFLTPMEEAPKGMLARGSYNIKSKFTDDDKTDHLSWEWNLTIKKDWKD